The following proteins are co-located in the Paenibacillus sp. JNUCC32 genome:
- a CDS encoding VOC family protein has protein sequence MRANEEFKLEERLEDITGVTCIYVPVSDVYESIKWYQKNLGYQPANIDHVEPGMVMAVLNIPDRNGNLPSPGLRQVVPALFLHKSDEEGGRLRFSWSLDNGKPYAIACFITPRIEELFERFKKNGVNILGERVTSGPNITFADPDGNIWEVWQPLID, from the coding sequence ATGCGGGCAAATGAGGAATTCAAACTGGAAGAAAGGCTGGAAGACATTACGGGAGTTACTTGTATTTACGTACCGGTAAGTGATGTTTATGAGTCTATTAAATGGTATCAAAAGAATTTAGGGTACCAACCTGCAAACATCGATCATGTTGAGCCTGGGATGGTCATGGCTGTTTTGAATATTCCCGATCGGAATGGAAACCTGCCTTCGCCTGGTTTAAGGCAAGTTGTACCCGCTCTGTTCCTTCACAAATCAGACGAAGAGGGCGGGCGATTACGCTTTTCATGGTCATTGGACAACGGCAAGCCCTACGCAATTGCATGTTTTATTACACCACGGATCGAAGAGCTATTTGAACGTTTTAAGAAAAACGGAGTGAATATTTTAGGAGAACGGGTCACAAGCGGACCAAACATAACGTTTGCTGACCCTGACGGCAACATATGGGAAGTTTGGCAGCCTTTAATCGATTAA
- a CDS encoding TetR/AcrR family transcriptional regulator, with amino-acid sequence MNIFERSVVKLLTMHYDNPYNGINSDEGSLKVIKKREITSSHIVQAAYELFAEHGIERTSLGLISKKVGITKSSIYYHFATKEELISRTFDYIFRDHYFAAYFNAESVNKDNFVETIIRGGLNMLPSDDEEYRSTLRVLSEFTMLAERDEQFRAPLLKVQQDFINGFCDLLSKGSDLGLVEPTKIEVSAKILALLIDNLSRCKMMKMDLEYQMIWEETVNRIIIRENT; translated from the coding sequence TTGAATATTTTTGAACGATCGGTCGTTAAATTATTGACAATGCATTATGATAATCCTTATAATGGCATTAATTCAGATGAAGGGAGCCTGAAGGTTATCAAGAAAAGAGAGATAACATCAAGTCATATCGTCCAAGCGGCATATGAGCTGTTTGCAGAGCATGGGATAGAGAGAACGAGTTTAGGCTTGATTTCTAAAAAAGTAGGCATAACGAAATCCTCCATATACTATCATTTTGCAACAAAGGAAGAGTTGATTAGCCGAACATTTGATTATATTTTTAGGGATCATTATTTTGCTGCTTACTTTAACGCTGAATCCGTTAATAAAGACAATTTCGTAGAAACGATAATTCGGGGCGGTTTAAATATGCTGCCAAGCGATGATGAAGAGTATCGTTCAACATTAAGAGTGCTCAGTGAGTTCACGATGCTAGCCGAGCGTGATGAGCAATTTAGAGCTCCCTTATTGAAAGTTCAACAAGATTTTATCAACGGTTTCTGTGATTTATTGTCAAAAGGCAGTGATCTGGGTCTAGTTGAACCTACAAAAATCGAAGTCAGTGCTAAAATTCTTGCCCTTCTTATTGATAATTTGTCTAGATGTAAGATGATGAAGATGGATTTGGAGTATCAGATGATTTGGGAAGAAACGGTTAATAGAATTATTATTCGAGAAAATACATAG
- a CDS encoding (S)-benzoin forming benzil reductase, translated as MKHILITGTSRGIGESLANQLIDKNHHLICISRTTNQRIIDLAQDRDCRIDYFNFDLTNIGEIDQLFEDIFRQIELYSNDEAIYLINNAAMLTPVSPIERIETDKIIENIHLNLLAPMIITANYLKRTQDMNVDKRILNISSASAKYLLPSQSCYSTAKAGLDSFTKSIDIEQKLVTYPAKVVAVYPGMIDTHLQSEIRSVSNDLFPYVNEFIRFSEEGKLQTPEYTAHKLIEILLSEDFGKNVVIETMDQ; from the coding sequence TTGAAACATATATTGATAACAGGTACATCAAGAGGTATTGGTGAATCGTTGGCTAATCAATTAATCGATAAGAACCATCACCTTATATGCATTTCTAGAACTACGAACCAACGGATTATCGATCTAGCCCAGGATAGGGACTGCAGAATTGATTATTTTAATTTTGATTTAACAAACATTGGCGAGATTGATCAACTTTTTGAGGACATCTTCCGTCAAATTGAGCTTTATTCCAACGATGAAGCGATCTATCTTATCAATAATGCTGCCATGTTGACTCCAGTGAGCCCAATTGAACGGATAGAAACGGATAAAATAATTGAGAACATCCATTTAAATCTATTAGCACCAATGATAATAACAGCTAACTATCTTAAACGTACCCAAGATATGAATGTGGACAAAAGAATTTTAAACATATCCTCAGCATCCGCAAAATATTTATTACCCTCACAAAGCTGTTACAGCACTGCAAAAGCTGGCCTTGACTCATTTACCAAAAGTATAGACATTGAGCAAAAGCTCGTGACATATCCAGCAAAAGTAGTCGCTGTTTATCCAGGTATGATCGATACCCATTTACAATCGGAAATTCGATCCGTAAGTAATGATCTTTTCCCATATGTTAATGAGTTCATTCGATTTTCTGAGGAAGGGAAGCTACAAACGCCTGAATACACTGCGCACAAATTAATTGAGATTCTGCTAAGCGAAGATTTTGGTAAGAATGTTGTTATAGAAACCATGGATCAATAA
- a CDS encoding dihydrofolate reductase family protein translates to MRKLVLFLHASLDGFVEGPNGEMDIGWVAYDADLEKHAKEILSTADTVIWGRGTYQMMHSYWPSVPSNPSASQHELNHAEWIEKTAKIVFSTTLEKVEWNNSRLVKEDVEEEIKNLKQQPGKDMVILGSPRFAHYLMQLDLIDEYKITVSPVLIGSGLPLFQGLKEKVNLKLIENKTFDSGAIGLVYQTVR, encoded by the coding sequence ATGAGAAAACTCGTTCTATTTTTGCACGCATCGCTTGACGGTTTTGTAGAAGGGCCGAACGGTGAAATGGACATTGGCTGGGTTGCTTACGATGCTGATTTGGAGAAGCACGCGAAAGAAATTCTGAGTACTGCCGACACTGTCATCTGGGGACGTGGAACTTATCAGATGATGCACAGTTACTGGCCATCTGTGCCCTCGAACCCATCAGCTTCGCAGCATGAACTTAATCATGCCGAGTGGATCGAAAAGACAGCCAAAATCGTTTTTTCCACGACGCTGGAGAAAGTCGAATGGAACAATTCCAGACTGGTGAAAGAAGATGTCGAGGAAGAGATCAAAAACCTCAAACAGCAGCCAGGCAAGGATATGGTCATCCTCGGCAGTCCTAGGTTCGCACACTACCTTATGCAGCTTGATTTAATAGATGAGTATAAAATTACGGTTTCTCCCGTCCTGATCGGCAGCGGGTTGCCGTTATTCCAAGGTCTCAAGGAGAAGGTCAATCTTAAACTTATCGAAAACAAGACATTTGATTCTGGAGCCATAGGCCTCGTTTACCAGACGGTTCGATGA
- a CDS encoding NUDIX hydrolase, translated as MSFPAHIVSAGGIVEDGIGNILLVKAHDDGWVYPGGITEVGENLIDGVIREIKEESGIDAIVSHLISVVSNTAVHKWYDGETDVPTKVMFDFVCKAVGGELAESTEESSECRWVPKENVLDLITLPAIRMRYEAYLNFNGSVNYMEYVTATTSECNVKLRRSV; from the coding sequence ATGTCGTTTCCGGCACATATTGTATCGGCAGGCGGAATTGTAGAAGATGGAATTGGAAATATCCTGTTAGTAAAAGCCCACGACGACGGTTGGGTATATCCTGGTGGAATAACTGAAGTTGGAGAAAACCTGATTGATGGCGTGATCCGTGAAATTAAAGAGGAAAGTGGAATAGACGCCATTGTTAGCCATTTAATTAGTGTTGTTTCGAATACAGCGGTCCATAAGTGGTATGACGGTGAAACTGATGTTCCTACGAAGGTCATGTTTGATTTCGTGTGCAAAGCTGTGGGTGGAGAGTTAGCTGAATCGACTGAAGAATCTAGCGAATGCAGGTGGGTTCCAAAGGAGAATGTTCTGGATTTGATCACTTTACCCGCAATCCGCATGCGTTATGAAGCTTATTTGAACTTTAACGGCTCTGTGAATTATATGGAGTACGTCACTGCGACAACGTCAGAATGCAATGTTAAGCTTCGAAGGAGTGTTTAG
- a CDS encoding protein-tyrosine phosphatase family protein, whose product MNDTWNPESPGVLRLPSGRLVRGRALRRPLPQGHQPTFALYLLGRQPAPVAWESRWIPWPDFWLPTNKAAAADALREAWSRAEVERVEIACGGGIGRTGTALACLAVIDGLPNYEAVDYIRLQYSPRAVETPWQRRFVSRFK is encoded by the coding sequence ATGAATGATACTTGGAACCCCGAATCGCCAGGTGTGTTGCGCCTTCCTTCAGGTCGACTCGTCCGCGGCCGAGCACTCAGACGTCCACTTCCCCAAGGGCATCAGCCCACTTTTGCACTCTACCTGCTCGGACGACAACCAGCGCCCGTTGCTTGGGAAAGCCGCTGGATTCCTTGGCCGGACTTCTGGTTGCCAACAAACAAGGCTGCAGCCGCTGATGCACTTCGGGAAGCATGGTCTCGGGCTGAAGTTGAACGGGTTGAGATCGCCTGTGGGGGAGGGATTGGGCGAACGGGTACGGCACTAGCTTGTCTCGCTGTGATTGATGGATTACCAAATTATGAAGCTGTCGACTATATTCGGCTGCAATACAGTCCACGAGCTGTTGAGACGCCTTGGCAACGCCGCTTTGTCTCTCGTTTCAAATAG
- a CDS encoding ABC transporter substrate-binding protein: MVRSGFMKTGWISLITAAMITVTGCGSTGGTTDQPGQATAAPSEAPPQTETRVVTDGFGEVEIPANPKRISALYREDYLVALGVTPIVQYYNPMWGKQDYLKLEVPLFDVTGSIEALLVSEPDLIIGAGEVDAAQYELYSKVAPTFRLPDDVLADSRKTLTLIAELLGLSDKAEQVLADYEARIVDVKTKLNAAIGDEKLVVLRMNVVDKSINIFGIHNTFVGQILYEDLGLKAPGLAEAMTEGNIVLSKEVIPELDADHIILLPSNGTWEEESNAKALEEMKADPLWQTVPAFKNGHVYPVERSFWQTGAITANGLKMDDLLRLLAS, from the coding sequence ATGGTAAGATCGGGATTTATGAAAACAGGATGGATATCACTTATAACGGCAGCAATGATTACGGTGACAGGCTGCGGCTCGACAGGCGGTACTACCGATCAGCCTGGACAGGCAACCGCAGCGCCAAGCGAAGCTCCGCCTCAGACGGAAACGCGCGTCGTAACCGATGGCTTCGGAGAGGTAGAGATTCCGGCAAATCCAAAGCGAATCTCAGCTCTTTATCGTGAAGATTATTTGGTTGCGCTTGGGGTAACTCCTATTGTGCAATATTATAACCCGATGTGGGGCAAGCAGGATTATTTGAAGCTGGAAGTACCGTTGTTCGACGTGACCGGCAGCATCGAAGCTTTGCTTGTGTCCGAACCGGACTTGATCATCGGCGCCGGAGAGGTTGATGCAGCACAATACGAGCTCTATTCCAAGGTTGCACCGACGTTCCGCTTGCCGGATGACGTACTAGCGGATTCGCGCAAAACATTGACCTTAATCGCCGAATTGCTTGGTCTCAGCGACAAGGCGGAGCAGGTTCTTGCCGATTACGAAGCCCGTATTGTCGACGTGAAGACGAAGCTGAACGCGGCGATCGGCGATGAAAAGCTTGTTGTTCTGCGGATGAACGTTGTAGACAAATCGATTAATATTTTCGGCATTCATAACACGTTTGTCGGACAAATCTTGTATGAGGATCTTGGTTTGAAGGCACCGGGGCTCGCCGAGGCGATGACGGAGGGCAATATCGTCTTGTCGAAAGAGGTCATTCCGGAGCTTGACGCGGACCATATTATTTTGCTTCCGTCCAACGGAACGTGGGAGGAAGAGAGCAACGCGAAAGCGCTTGAGGAAATGAAGGCAGATCCGCTATGGCAGACCGTTCCTGCATTTAAGAACGGCCATGTATATCCCGTAGAGAGATCGTTTTGGCAGACGGGAGCCATTACGGCCAACGGATTGAAGATGGATGATTTACTTCGACTGCTGGCTTCTTAG
- a CDS encoding helix-turn-helix domain-containing protein, translating to MDIDQRKQAGTAPLVHYVLRSIRLIVAGEQVEMSDLDGSDRNDKESFELLIIMSGTGQGKCYLQGPGRSLSIDQEIMNCSYYRVCFVTSGYDAASSLLPDKQELACAPFAKTMELLDEIYGLRGASDELELFQRFVRFQELLLFLFRQNAPAAEDKGTDIERHGIELSIRHIHQYYREILTVEELASLAAIDRWKYTRLFKEATGQVPLQYLNEVRINEAKKWLASTDDKLLDIALNAGFNNEYYFNRRFKQTVGISPGQYRRSRKEKLRVVAPYLEDFLVALDMQPIAQYWHAKWGKQDYLGLNHIPTFDENGGNFDALSGYRPDLILLMDRYEQQQYSQCRRISNICILREQTNNWRTLLRTVADYFGRTELAEDAIAKYDFKARSASHTLSQVIKGETVAFLRISADHIIQYTEEGQGFVSTVLYGDVGLRSHSAVGVASKTNRPGMFNLSVEDLRTLTADHLFITFDKWHSQAEGKERELLEQPEWRELPAVRNNHVYEVDFLTWMNNGIISNGKKIDDILRSLA from the coding sequence ATGGATATTGATCAGCGCAAACAAGCTGGGACTGCCCCTTTAGTCCATTATGTGCTGCGATCAATCCGCTTGATCGTTGCGGGCGAGCAAGTAGAAATGAGTGATTTGGACGGCAGCGATAGAAACGATAAGGAAAGCTTTGAACTGCTCATTATAATGAGCGGGACGGGACAAGGAAAATGCTATTTGCAGGGTCCTGGGAGATCTTTATCTATTGATCAAGAGATTATGAACTGCAGCTATTACCGTGTGTGCTTCGTAACGAGCGGATATGATGCAGCTTCGAGCTTGCTGCCGGATAAGCAAGAGCTTGCCTGCGCACCTTTCGCGAAGACGATGGAGCTGCTTGATGAGATATATGGACTCCGCGGGGCGAGCGACGAACTCGAGCTGTTCCAACGATTTGTAAGATTTCAAGAACTGCTGCTTTTTCTATTCCGTCAAAATGCTCCTGCAGCCGAGGATAAGGGAACGGATATCGAGCGGCATGGGATAGAGCTCAGCATACGTCATATTCATCAGTATTACCGTGAGATTCTGACCGTGGAGGAGTTAGCCTCCCTCGCAGCCATTGATCGCTGGAAGTATACTCGTCTGTTCAAAGAGGCTACGGGTCAAGTACCGCTTCAGTACTTGAATGAAGTACGGATTAATGAAGCTAAGAAGTGGCTGGCAAGCACCGATGACAAGCTGCTCGATATTGCACTGAATGCAGGTTTCAACAATGAATATTATTTCAATCGTCGTTTCAAGCAGACGGTAGGCATATCGCCCGGACAATACCGTCGCAGCCGCAAGGAAAAGCTTAGAGTAGTAGCGCCGTATTTGGAGGATTTCTTGGTCGCGCTGGATATGCAGCCTATCGCCCAGTACTGGCATGCGAAATGGGGCAAGCAAGACTATCTAGGCTTAAACCATATACCGACGTTCGACGAGAACGGCGGCAACTTTGACGCGCTTTCCGGTTATAGGCCGGATTTGATATTGCTTATGGATCGTTATGAGCAACAGCAATATTCTCAGTGCCGACGCATATCCAACATATGCATCCTGCGTGAGCAGACCAATAATTGGCGTACGCTGCTGCGTACCGTCGCTGATTATTTCGGTCGGACAGAGTTGGCCGAAGATGCTATCGCAAAGTATGATTTCAAAGCACGGAGTGCGAGTCATACGCTGAGTCAGGTTATAAAAGGTGAAACGGTCGCTTTTTTGCGTATCTCGGCGGACCACATCATTCAATATACGGAAGAAGGGCAAGGCTTTGTTTCGACTGTTCTCTATGGAGATGTTGGCTTGCGTTCCCACTCCGCAGTAGGTGTAGCTTCAAAAACGAATAGGCCGGGCATGTTCAATCTCTCTGTAGAGGACCTACGCACGTTAACCGCGGATCATCTGTTCATTACTTTCGATAAGTGGCATAGCCAGGCAGAAGGAAAGGAGAGGGAACTGCTAGAGCAGCCGGAGTGGCGTGAGCTGCCCGCTGTACGAAATAACCACGTTTACGAGGTTGATTTTCTAACTTGGATGAATAACGGAATTATTTCCAACGGTAAAAAAATCGATGATATACTGCGTTCTTTAGCTTGA
- a CDS encoding NAD(P)/FAD-dependent oxidoreductase, with translation MTEQLELYDVTIIGGGPAGMYTAFYSGMRDLKTKLIEVKDELGGRMLIYPEKMIWDVGGVPPILCEKLIAQLSEQAKTFDPTIVFGQHIIGLEKKADSTYILKAATGEKHWTRTVILAIGRGILRMAKLELEGAEHYEVSNLHYTVQELEPFRGKRVLISGGGNSAVDWANELVPIAAEVTVVHRRDRFGGHEKNIVRMKESSADVHTPYEVTQLYSGNGKTIERVTITHTESGDSREIEIDEVIVNHGLKSDFTGISDWGLDMDEWNIFVSPRLETNLPGIFGAGDFANYESKLNLIAGAFTDAALALNSAKRYLDPEAPRMAYVSSHNERFKERNKALGVSDK, from the coding sequence TTGACTGAGCAGCTTGAATTATACGATGTGACGATTATCGGCGGTGGTCCTGCGGGAATGTATACTGCCTTTTATAGTGGAATGCGCGATTTGAAGACAAAGCTAATAGAAGTGAAAGACGAGCTCGGCGGGCGGATGCTTATTTATCCCGAGAAAATGATTTGGGATGTTGGCGGGGTTCCGCCGATCCTATGCGAGAAGTTAATCGCCCAATTGTCGGAGCAGGCGAAGACGTTCGACCCGACCATTGTATTCGGCCAGCACATCATCGGACTGGAGAAAAAAGCGGATTCGACGTATATTCTGAAGGCGGCAACGGGGGAGAAGCACTGGACTCGCACGGTCATTCTGGCTATCGGCCGCGGCATTCTGCGAATGGCGAAGCTGGAGCTGGAAGGGGCTGAGCACTATGAGGTGTCCAATCTTCACTATACCGTGCAAGAACTAGAGCCTTTTAGGGGGAAACGAGTACTTATTTCGGGTGGGGGAAACTCCGCTGTCGATTGGGCGAACGAGCTGGTTCCCATCGCTGCTGAGGTTACAGTCGTACATAGGCGCGACCGCTTCGGCGGACATGAAAAAAACATTGTTCGAATGAAGGAGTCTTCTGCCGATGTGCATACGCCATATGAAGTCACGCAGTTATACAGCGGCAACGGAAAGACGATTGAACGGGTGACGATTACCCATACCGAATCAGGGGACTCGCGCGAGATAGAAATAGACGAGGTTATCGTCAACCACGGGCTGAAGTCTGATTTTACAGGTATATCTGATTGGGGACTGGATATGGACGAATGGAACATATTCGTCAGCCCGAGACTTGAGACGAACTTGCCGGGCATTTTCGGGGCTGGCGACTTCGCCAATTACGAAAGCAAGCTTAACCTCATTGCAGGAGCGTTCACGGATGCGGCCTTAGCGCTTAACAGCGCCAAACGGTACTTGGATCCCGAGGCGCCGAGAATGGCTTATGTATCGTCGCATAACGAGAGGTTTAAAGAACGGAACAAAGCGCTTGGCGTATCCGATAAATAG
- a CDS encoding DUF5946 family protein, translating into MNSCVKCGAKLSKENTCESIFNEFMALEFTDPSYGQVHFLTVASYMVQHEGYSDEMYVWVQTALRKHLEEGYPTESIRQDMASGPGSTKGIRRPMNAIPLPKIAWTMTIADVASRMRDSDSYCKLVEQWGRTTLREMGPLVMKSND; encoded by the coding sequence TTGAATTCTTGTGTTAAATGTGGCGCCAAGCTGTCGAAGGAGAATACATGCGAATCGATATTCAATGAATTTATGGCACTTGAATTCACCGATCCTAGCTATGGGCAGGTGCACTTTCTAACTGTTGCCTCGTACATGGTTCAACATGAAGGCTACAGCGATGAAATGTATGTATGGGTGCAAACCGCTTTGCGGAAGCATCTGGAGGAAGGATATCCTACGGAGTCGATACGTCAAGATATGGCAAGTGGACCAGGAAGCACGAAGGGTATTCGAAGGCCGATGAATGCAATACCGCTACCTAAGATAGCTTGGACCATGACAATCGCCGATGTTGCCTCTCGAATGCGTGACTCCGATAGTTATTGTAAGCTTGTAGAGCAGTGGGGGCGTACTACACTGAGAGAAATGGGCCCGTTGGTTATGAAAAGTAATGATTAA
- a CDS encoding MarR family winged helix-turn-helix transcriptional regulator, whose protein sequence is MSEHWRQPEKGETESHGQYISAIYRHMQILISAELAPYRIGSGQYIFLMAIAFQQPITQKALSKKLLIDKTTTAKAITKLEAEGYVRREADPADNRYQLLYLTELGREVVPKVQEALDRVKNKTRKGITDEEYDLFVDLLKIVLRNLSE, encoded by the coding sequence TTGAGCGAGCATTGGAGACAACCTGAAAAGGGCGAAACGGAATCGCACGGCCAATACATCTCAGCCATCTATCGCCACATGCAGATATTGATCTCAGCCGAGCTGGCGCCATATCGAATCGGAAGCGGACAGTATATATTTCTGATGGCGATTGCTTTTCAGCAGCCAATTACGCAGAAGGCGTTAAGCAAGAAGTTGCTCATCGACAAGACGACTACCGCCAAGGCGATAACCAAGCTGGAAGCAGAAGGATACGTGCGGAGGGAAGCCGATCCCGCCGATAACCGTTATCAGCTGCTCTATTTGACAGAATTGGGACGTGAAGTGGTTCCGAAGGTACAGGAGGCGCTGGACCGCGTTAAGAACAAAACCCGGAAGGGCATTACCGATGAGGAGTATGACTTGTTTGTAGACCTGCTTAAAATTGTGCTTCGGAATCTGAGCGAGTAG
- a CDS encoding luciferase family protein, with product MSGNGGAGLSEELLTWSGVTMRPHRFGGLEFKLNGNEIGHLHGNRLFDLLIPKTERDRWIEEGNARPHHIPIWAGYPFI from the coding sequence ATGAGTGGGAACGGAGGGGCAGGCTTGAGCGAAGAGCTGTTGACATGGTCTGGGGTTACTATGCGCCCTCATCGGTTCGGGGGGTTAGAATTTAAGTTGAACGGCAATGAAATTGGGCATCTTCACGGAAACCGATTGTTTGACCTGCTCATCCCGAAAACGGAACGCGATCGATGGATTGAAGAAGGGAACGCAAGGCCGCATCATATCCCGATTTGGGCTGGGTATCCGTTTATTTAA
- a CDS encoding VOC family protein produces the protein MMIANPFIVLENCKDEIKYYQSVFGGEIAILRKQGEEVLNADLHVEGVTLKFADTQAAKPVMKGDYVRVFLRIETEEAFQRIYGEFAAGGIINSEAYEAPFNGLLAIVTDRNGVCWVLSYYRT, from the coding sequence ATGATGATAGCAAATCCGTTCATCGTACTGGAAAATTGCAAAGACGAAATCAAGTATTATCAAAGCGTGTTTGGTGGTGAGATTGCCATTCTTCGCAAGCAAGGAGAAGAGGTGCTTAACGCGGACCTGCATGTAGAGGGGGTAACCCTTAAGTTTGCTGATACTCAAGCGGCAAAGCCGGTAATGAAAGGCGATTACGTGAGAGTTTTCTTAAGAATCGAGACAGAGGAGGCGTTCCAGAGGATCTACGGAGAATTTGCGGCAGGAGGGATTATTAACTCGGAAGCATATGAGGCTCCGTTTAACGGACTGTTGGCTATCGTTACCGACCGAAACGGCGTGTGCTGGGTGCTGTCCTATTATCGAACTTAA
- a CDS encoding EamA family transporter: MFLPNDSQYIRQELRRGEAGKIGSFNFLVPLIAIVISVLLLGETITTKMGVGLILTQYGRIRSETAPVSRIVFAAITCDQMF; the protein is encoded by the coding sequence ATGTTTCTCCCCAATGATTCGCAATATATTCGTCAAGAATTGCGCAGAGGCGAAGCCGGCAAAATCGGATCGTTTAATTTTCTGGTCCCTCTCATTGCGATCGTGATCAGCGTTCTCTTATTGGGAGAAACGATTACGACCAAGATGGGGGTGGGACTTATTCTTACCCAATATGGTCGTATTCGTTCGGAGACAGCCCCAGTATCACGGATTGTCTTTGCTGCTATTACTTGCGATCAGATGTTCTGA
- a CDS encoding SDR family NAD(P)-dependent oxidoreductase: MNNISIVTGGSRGLGRNTAISIARHGGDVILTYRSQAEEAKSVVSEIESLGRKAVALQLDVGNIASFAAFVETVRSTLRSTWDRTTFDHLVNNAGHGEMIDYAETTEAQFDGLFNVHVKGVFFLTQALLPLLADGGRILNFSSGLTRVSYPGFSAYSAAKGAVEILTIYMAKELGHRGITANTIAPGAIETDFLGGSVRDIPAYNDTFASMTALGRVGVPEDIGPVVANLLGSDNRWVNAQRIEVSGGQNI, encoded by the coding sequence ATGAATAATATCTCAATCGTCACTGGTGGTAGCCGTGGACTTGGTCGCAATACTGCCATCAGTATTGCCCGTCATGGCGGTGATGTCATCTTGACCTATCGTAGCCAAGCAGAAGAAGCAAAGTCTGTTGTTTCTGAGATCGAATCTTTGGGTCGTAAAGCAGTGGCATTACAACTTGATGTTGGAAATATTGCCAGCTTTGCGGCCTTTGTTGAGACAGTACGTTCGACCCTGCGGTCAACTTGGGATCGTACCACTTTCGATCATTTGGTGAATAATGCCGGCCACGGAGAAATGATAGACTATGCCGAAACTACAGAAGCTCAGTTCGACGGCCTGTTTAATGTGCATGTCAAAGGCGTATTTTTCTTGACCCAGGCTCTTCTGCCGCTTCTTGCAGATGGTGGTCGTATCTTGAACTTCTCATCGGGACTCACTCGCGTTTCTTATCCTGGCTTCTCTGCCTATTCCGCTGCAAAGGGCGCGGTCGAGATTCTAACCATCTATATGGCCAAAGAACTTGGTCACCGAGGCATTACCGCTAATACCATTGCACCTGGAGCAATCGAAACCGATTTTCTAGGAGGTTCTGTACGCGACATACCTGCTTATAATGACACGTTTGCCTCGATGACTGCCCTTGGTCGAGTCGGCGTACCTGAGGACATTGGTCCTGTAGTCGCCAACCTGCTTGGATCCGACAATCGCTGGGTTAATGCGCAGAGAATCGAAGTCTCGGGTGGTCAGAACATCTGA
- a CDS encoding MerR family transcriptional regulator, which produces MLTIRKVTELTGIAAPTLRYYEKEGLLPHVKRNENGKRLYDENDLSWIHFVTALRATGMPIAQIQKYVYLYKEGDSTISERKMMMLHHKKEIEKSIRELYLNLDKINYKLALYDVIESQIERTNIKI; this is translated from the coding sequence ATGTTGACTATAAGGAAAGTGACTGAATTGACAGGAATAGCGGCTCCCACACTTCGATATTACGAAAAGGAGGGGCTGCTTCCACATGTGAAGAGAAATGAAAATGGGAAGCGGTTATATGACGAAAATGATTTAAGCTGGATTCACTTCGTTACTGCGCTTAGAGCAACAGGAATGCCGATTGCCCAAATTCAGAAGTATGTCTACTTGTATAAAGAAGGGGATTCGACGATTTCGGAACGAAAAATGATGATGCTCCATCATAAAAAAGAAATTGAGAAAAGCATAAGAGAGCTATATCTTAATTTGGATAAAATAAACTATAAACTTGCTCTATATGATGTAATAGAATCTCAGATTGAACGAACTAACATCAAAATTTGA